In the Streptomyces sp. BHT-5-2 genome, one interval contains:
- a CDS encoding ATP-dependent DNA helicase encodes MSSSLPAVPPAQPREAARRDAPGAYRLVRTPPERTAPPVLDAGQRAVVAHRDGPLLVLAGPGTGKTTTLVESVVRRIRDGGDPERILVLTFSRKAAVALRDRLAARLADHGDAPAPSAGCRPGVPQATTFHSFCYALVRAHQDADLFADPLRLLSGPEQDLVVRELLEGQAELAGDGRARVGWPDELRACLTTRGFADEVRAVLARSRELGLGPDALGAFARRTGRPDWQAAAAFLAEYLDVLDAQGVLDYAELVHRAVLLAERPEAAARLAGAYDAVYVDEYQDTDAAQVRLLRALAGNRGAPAAPGSPGRTLLAFGDPDQSIYAFRGADVNGILDFPDTFRRADGTPAPVAVLRTSRRAGADLLAATRQITRRMPLTRLPADAVRAHREPAPVGDGGRAEVFTYPTPGAELDNIADLLRRAHLEQGMPWREMAVLVRAGGRSIPAVRRALTAAGVPLDIDGDDLPLRHEPAVAPLLTALRVAAGAPGAPSAGRGTPTGTPDAPDPHEGGPDGPEDALDDGPADPLDAAPTDAPDEARGDTPDGAPADAPAALRIDPETAVDLLTSPLGGMDAADLRRLGRALREEERAAGRALPPPSDELIARALAEPERLVAHDPRYARGAQRLGLLLRKARELLAGGGTAEEALWELWDGTPWPGRLERAARRGGAAGRNADRDLDAVVALFETAARAEERTGGRGALNFLEELDAQDIAADTLTRRTVRPDAVRLMTAHRAKGLEWRLVVVAGVQEGLWPDLRRRGSLLEADRIGRDGLAEPLTPGALLAEERRLFYVAATRARERLVVTAVKAAAEDGDQPSRFLTELGVTPQDVTGRPRRPLTVAALVAELRATTVDPEASPALRDAAARRLAGLAALRDDDGHPLVPAAHPDSWWGLHEPTHNTVPLRDRDHPVLLSGSALGQLADACALQWFLGREVKADAPATAAQGFGNVVHVLADEVASGRTPADLSVLMARLDSVWDALAFDAPWKSRQEKDSARAALERFLRWHVMERETLGRDTVATEHGFDVTLEAGAYEVRIRGSMDHVSRDARGRAYVVDFKTGKQKPTGPEVARHPQLAVYQLAVREGALDDAFGGDRPEPGGAELVHLRLGAPRKEGGDALPAVQAQPPLDGDWVGELLATAAGRVLEERFTPTTGAHCTHCAFRASCSAQPEGRQVVE; translated from the coding sequence GTGAGTTCCTCCCTTCCGGCCGTTCCGCCGGCGCAGCCCCGCGAGGCCGCGCGGCGGGACGCCCCCGGCGCGTACCGCCTGGTGCGCACCCCGCCGGAGCGGACCGCGCCCCCCGTCCTGGACGCCGGGCAGCGCGCCGTGGTGGCACACCGGGACGGCCCGCTGCTGGTCCTCGCCGGCCCCGGCACGGGCAAGACCACGACCCTGGTGGAGTCCGTGGTGCGCCGCATAAGGGACGGGGGCGACCCCGAGCGGATCCTCGTCCTCACCTTCAGCCGGAAGGCCGCGGTCGCCCTCCGCGACCGGCTGGCCGCCCGCCTGGCCGACCACGGGGACGCCCCCGCGCCGTCCGCCGGGTGCCGGCCGGGCGTCCCTCAGGCCACCACCTTCCACTCCTTCTGCTACGCCCTGGTCCGCGCCCACCAGGACGCCGACCTCTTCGCCGACCCGCTGCGGCTGCTCTCCGGCCCCGAGCAGGACCTGGTCGTCCGCGAGCTCCTGGAGGGCCAGGCGGAGCTGGCCGGCGACGGACGCGCCCGGGTGGGCTGGCCGGACGAGCTGCGGGCCTGTCTGACCACCCGCGGCTTCGCCGACGAGGTCCGCGCGGTGCTCGCCCGCAGCCGCGAACTGGGCCTGGGCCCGGACGCGCTGGGCGCCTTCGCCCGCCGCACCGGCCGCCCGGACTGGCAGGCCGCGGCCGCCTTCCTCGCCGAGTACCTCGACGTCCTGGACGCCCAAGGGGTGCTGGACTACGCCGAGTTGGTGCACCGTGCGGTGCTGCTGGCCGAGCGCCCGGAGGCCGCCGCCCGGCTGGCCGGCGCCTACGACGCGGTCTACGTGGACGAGTACCAGGACACCGACGCCGCCCAGGTGCGGCTGCTGCGGGCGTTGGCCGGCAACCGGGGCGCACCGGCCGCCCCCGGTTCCCCGGGCCGTACACTGCTCGCCTTCGGTGACCCGGACCAGTCGATCTACGCCTTCCGCGGCGCCGACGTCAACGGCATCCTCGACTTCCCGGACACCTTCCGGCGCGCCGACGGCACCCCCGCCCCGGTGGCCGTCCTGCGCACCTCCCGCCGGGCCGGCGCCGACCTGCTCGCCGCCACCCGGCAGATCACCCGCCGGATGCCGCTCACCCGTCTTCCGGCCGACGCGGTCCGCGCCCACCGGGAGCCGGCGCCCGTAGGGGACGGCGGCCGGGCCGAGGTGTTCACGTACCCGACCCCGGGCGCGGAGCTGGACAACATCGCGGACCTGCTGCGCCGCGCCCACCTGGAGCAGGGGATGCCCTGGCGCGAGATGGCCGTCCTGGTCCGTGCCGGCGGGCGCTCGATCCCCGCCGTGCGCCGGGCGCTGACCGCCGCCGGTGTCCCGCTCGACATCGACGGCGACGACCTGCCGCTCCGCCACGAACCGGCGGTCGCCCCGCTGCTGACCGCCCTGCGGGTGGCCGCGGGGGCACCCGGCGCGCCCTCCGCCGGCCGCGGCACACCCACCGGGACCCCTGACGCGCCGGACCCGCACGAGGGAGGCCCCGACGGCCCGGAGGACGCCCTGGACGACGGCCCCGCGGACCCGTTGGACGCTGCCCCGACCGACGCCCCGGACGAGGCCCGGGGCGACACCCCTGACGGCGCCCCGGCCGACGCGCCCGCCGCCCTCCGGATCGACCCCGAGACCGCCGTCGACCTGCTGACCTCCCCCCTGGGCGGCATGGACGCCGCCGACCTGCGGAGGCTGGGCCGGGCGCTCCGCGAGGAGGAGCGGGCCGCCGGCCGCGCCCTGCCGCCGCCCTCCGACGAGCTGATCGCCCGCGCGCTGGCCGAGCCCGAGCGCCTGGTGGCCCATGACCCCCGTTACGCCCGCGGCGCCCAGCGGCTCGGCCTGCTGCTGCGCAAGGCCCGGGAGCTGCTCGCCGGCGGCGGGACGGCCGAGGAGGCGCTGTGGGAGCTGTGGGACGGCACTCCCTGGCCGGGCCGGCTGGAGCGGGCCGCCCGGCGCGGCGGGGCCGCCGGCCGCAACGCCGACCGGGATCTGGACGCGGTGGTCGCGCTGTTCGAGACCGCCGCCCGCGCCGAGGAGCGCACCGGCGGCCGCGGCGCCCTGAACTTCCTGGAGGAGCTGGACGCCCAGGACATCGCCGCCGACACCCTCACCCGCCGTACGGTCCGCCCCGACGCGGTGCGCCTGATGACCGCGCACCGCGCCAAGGGCCTGGAATGGCGGCTGGTGGTCGTCGCCGGAGTCCAGGAGGGCCTCTGGCCCGACCTGCGCCGGCGCGGTTCGCTCCTGGAGGCGGACCGGATCGGCCGGGACGGTCTGGCCGAACCGCTCACCCCGGGCGCCCTGCTCGCCGAGGAGCGCCGGCTGTTCTATGTGGCGGCGACCCGGGCCCGGGAGCGCCTGGTGGTCACGGCGGTGAAGGCCGCGGCCGAGGACGGCGACCAGCCGTCCCGGTTCCTGACCGAGCTGGGCGTCACTCCCCAGGACGTCACCGGGCGCCCCCGCCGCCCCCTGACCGTCGCCGCGCTCGTCGCCGAGCTGCGGGCCACCACCGTCGACCCGGAGGCGTCGCCGGCGCTGCGCGACGCCGCCGCCCGGCGGCTGGCCGGACTGGCCGCCCTGCGCGACGACGACGGGCACCCCCTGGTGCCGGCCGCCCACCCGGACAGCTGGTGGGGCCTGCACGAGCCCACCCACAACACCGTTCCGCTGCGCGACCGCGACCACCCCGTACTGCTCTCCGGCAGCGCCCTCGGCCAACTGGCCGACGCCTGCGCCCTCCAGTGGTTCCTGGGCCGCGAGGTGAAGGCCGACGCCCCGGCCACCGCCGCCCAGGGCTTCGGCAACGTCGTCCACGTCCTCGCCGACGAGGTCGCCTCCGGCCGCACCCCGGCCGACCTGTCCGTCCTGATGGCCCGGCTGGACTCGGTGTGGGACGCGCTCGCCTTCGACGCGCCCTGGAAGTCCCGTCAGGAGAAGGACAGCGCCCGCGCCGCCCTGGAGCGCTTCCTGCGCTGGCACGTCATGGAGCGCGAGACGCTCGGCCGGGACACCGTCGCCACCGAGCACGGCTTCGACGTCACCCTCGAAGCCGGCGCCTACGAGGTCCGCATCCGCGGCAGCATGGACCACGTCTCGCGGGACGCCCGGGGCCGCGCCTACGTCGTCGATTTCAAGACCGGCAAGCAGAAGCCGACCGGTCCCGAGGTCGCCCGCCATCCGCAGCTCGCCGTCTACCAACTCGCGGTCCGCGAGGGCGCCCTCGACGACGCCTTCGGCGGCGACCGGCCGGAGCCGGGCGGCGCGGAACTGGTCCACCTGCGGCTGGGCGCGCCCCGCAAGGAGGGCGGCGACGCGCTGCCGGCCGTCCAGGCCCAGCCCCCGCTGGACGGCGACTGGGTCGGCGAGCTGCTCGCCACCGCCGCCGGCCGCGTCCTGGAGGAGCGCTTCACGCCCACCACCGGCGCGCACTGCACCCACTGCGCGTTCCGGGCCTCGTGCAGCGCCCAGCCGGAGGGCCGGCAGGTCGTGGAGTGA
- a CDS encoding ATP-dependent DNA helicase, protein MSARITDPEQLKQLLGIPFTPEQTACITAPPAPQVIVAGAGSGKTTVMAARVVWLVGTGQVAPEQVLGLTFTNKAAGELAERVRAALLAAGVAEPGPPAGRPTTAPSGGAARHPSEGPADAVGAEPPLGEPRISTYHAFAGQLLKDHGLRIGLEPSARLLADATRFQLAARTLRAAPGPYPSLTTSLPTLVEDLLALDGELAEHLAEPAALRAHDTALLAALEGAKLSNADLRKVPEAARGRLELLDLVSAYRREKRRRDLLDFGDQIALAATLATTRPEVGALLRDEFRVVLLDEYQDTSVAQRLLLSGLFGAGGTGAPTGHAVTAVGDPCQAIYGWRGASVANLDDFPAHFPFADGTPARRFALSENRRSGGRLLELANRLAAPLRAMHAGVEALRPAPGAERDGVVRCALLPTQAEELSWLADSVAHLVRTGTPPGGIAVLCRTAADFARIQGELVARDVPVEVVGLSGLLHLPEIADLVAVCEVLQDPTANASLVRLLVGPRWRIGPRDLALLGRRARALAHTSRGGSAEDDPERRLAEAVEGVDPAETVSLADALDTFLESGGADDGLPFSPEARVRFARLATELRDLRRSLADPLMDVLHRILAVTGLEVELSASPHALAARRRETLGTFLDLAAGFAAKEGGAALDGEATLLAFLGFLRTAVQFEKGLDSSLPGGENTVKVLTAHKSKGLEWDVVAVPGLVTRQFPSEQARESWIGRAKVLPHALHGDAATLPEVAEWTARGVKDFKEAMKQHQETEERRLGYVTFTRPRSLLLGSGHWWGPTQKRPRGPSAFLTALREHCEAGHGEIEFWADPPEEGAENPALAASAAEQPWPLPLDPAAMARRRRAADTVRAHLAAHAAPGVPAVPIPAPSPAYDPEWPPPPADDEDWSAVHEEAPHDPYDDPFHDEPPYADAPYGGPAPDEPPYDEPPQDEAFHEGAPHDGASRRAAPFAASGAPAPRLIAQRSAEPDPATLAAGPGPAHAPAPAGPPGQEPPALLPEERRTAASWDRDLTALAAELRSSRARVRDVPLPASLTATQLLHIAADPDGFARELARPMPRPPQPAARRGTRFHAWVQSRFEGLPLPLLGPDELPGAEPGEAAEIADEQDLAALKEAFARTPYARRAPFRVEVPFRMTLAGRVIRGRIDAVYREPGPDGDRFEIVDWKTGRNLPSGAGGADPLQLAVYRLAWAERHGLAPSEVGAAFLFVRTGEVVRPARLPGRDGLERILLGETPGRYPPEGR, encoded by the coding sequence GTGTCAGCTCGTATCACCGACCCCGAGCAGCTCAAGCAGCTCCTCGGCATCCCGTTCACCCCGGAGCAGACGGCGTGCATCACGGCCCCGCCCGCCCCGCAGGTCATCGTGGCCGGAGCCGGTTCGGGCAAGACCACCGTGATGGCCGCGCGGGTGGTGTGGCTGGTCGGCACCGGCCAGGTCGCCCCGGAGCAGGTCCTCGGGCTGACGTTCACCAACAAGGCGGCCGGCGAGCTGGCCGAGCGCGTCCGCGCCGCCCTGCTGGCGGCCGGTGTCGCCGAACCCGGTCCGCCCGCCGGCCGCCCGACCACCGCCCCTTCCGGAGGCGCTGCGCGCCACCCCTCCGAGGGGCCCGCGGATGCCGTGGGCGCCGAGCCGCCCCTCGGCGAGCCCCGGATCTCCACGTACCACGCCTTCGCCGGCCAGCTCCTGAAGGACCACGGCCTGCGCATCGGCCTGGAGCCCAGCGCCCGGCTGCTCGCCGACGCCACCCGCTTCCAGCTGGCCGCCCGCACCCTGCGCGCCGCCCCCGGCCCCTATCCGTCGCTGACCACCTCGCTGCCCACCCTGGTGGAGGACCTCCTCGCCCTGGACGGCGAGCTGGCCGAGCACCTGGCCGAGCCGGCCGCCCTGCGCGCCCACGACACCGCCCTGCTCGCCGCCCTGGAGGGCGCCAAGCTCAGCAACGCCGACCTGCGCAAGGTCCCCGAGGCCGCCCGCGGCCGGCTGGAGTTGCTCGACCTGGTCAGCGCCTACCGCCGCGAGAAGCGCCGCCGCGACCTGCTGGACTTCGGCGACCAGATCGCCCTCGCGGCCACCCTGGCCACCACCCGCCCCGAGGTCGGCGCCCTGCTCCGCGACGAGTTCCGGGTCGTCCTCCTCGACGAGTACCAGGACACCTCCGTCGCCCAACGGCTGCTGCTCTCCGGCCTGTTCGGCGCCGGCGGCACCGGGGCCCCCACCGGGCACGCCGTCACCGCCGTCGGCGACCCCTGCCAGGCCATCTACGGCTGGCGCGGCGCCTCCGTCGCCAACCTCGACGACTTCCCCGCCCACTTCCCGTTCGCCGACGGCACCCCCGCCCGCCGCTTCGCCCTCAGCGAGAACCGCCGCAGCGGCGGCCGCCTGCTGGAGCTCGCCAACCGCCTCGCCGCCCCGCTGCGCGCCATGCACGCCGGCGTCGAGGCGCTGCGCCCGGCCCCCGGCGCCGAGCGGGACGGCGTGGTCCGCTGCGCCCTGCTGCCCACCCAGGCCGAAGAGCTCAGCTGGCTCGCGGACTCCGTCGCCCACCTCGTCCGTACCGGCACCCCGCCCGGCGGGATCGCGGTCCTGTGCCGCACCGCCGCCGACTTCGCCCGCATCCAGGGCGAGTTGGTCGCCCGGGACGTCCCGGTGGAGGTCGTCGGCCTCTCCGGTCTGCTGCACCTCCCCGAGATCGCCGACCTGGTCGCGGTCTGCGAGGTCCTCCAGGACCCGACGGCCAACGCCTCCCTGGTCCGCCTGCTGGTCGGCCCCCGCTGGCGGATCGGTCCCCGCGACCTGGCCCTGCTGGGCCGCCGGGCCCGTGCCCTGGCCCACACCTCCCGCGGCGGTTCCGCCGAGGACGACCCCGAGCGGCGGCTCGCCGAGGCCGTCGAGGGCGTCGACCCGGCCGAGACGGTCTCGCTCGCCGACGCGCTCGACACCTTCCTGGAGTCCGGCGGCGCCGACGACGGCCTGCCGTTCTCCCCGGAGGCCCGGGTCCGCTTCGCCCGCCTGGCCACCGAACTCCGCGACCTGCGGCGCTCGCTCGCCGACCCGCTGATGGACGTGCTCCACCGGATCCTCGCCGTCACCGGCCTGGAGGTCGAGCTGTCCGCCTCGCCGCACGCCCTGGCCGCCCGCCGCCGGGAGACGCTGGGCACCTTCCTCGACCTCGCCGCCGGGTTCGCCGCCAAGGAGGGGGGCGCCGCCCTCGACGGCGAGGCGACCCTGCTGGCCTTCCTCGGCTTCCTGCGCACCGCCGTCCAGTTCGAGAAGGGCCTGGACAGCTCGCTCCCGGGTGGTGAGAACACCGTCAAGGTGCTGACCGCCCACAAGTCCAAGGGCCTGGAGTGGGACGTCGTCGCGGTGCCCGGCCTGGTGACCCGGCAGTTCCCCAGCGAGCAGGCCCGCGAGTCCTGGATCGGCCGCGCCAAGGTGCTGCCGCACGCCCTGCACGGCGACGCCGCCACCCTGCCCGAGGTGGCGGAGTGGACCGCCCGCGGGGTCAAGGACTTCAAGGAGGCGATGAAGCAGCACCAGGAGACCGAGGAGCGCCGCCTCGGCTATGTCACCTTCACCCGCCCCCGCTCCCTCCTCCTCGGCTCCGGCCACTGGTGGGGCCCCACCCAGAAGCGCCCCCGCGGCCCGTCCGCCTTCCTGACGGCGCTGCGCGAGCACTGCGAGGCCGGCCACGGCGAGATCGAGTTCTGGGCCGATCCGCCCGAGGAGGGCGCCGAGAATCCGGCCCTGGCCGCGTCCGCCGCCGAGCAGCCCTGGCCGCTGCCGCTGGACCCGGCCGCCATGGCCCGCCGCCGCCGGGCCGCCGATACCGTCCGCGCCCACCTCGCCGCCCACGCCGCGCCCGGCGTCCCCGCCGTCCCCATCCCCGCCCCGTCCCCCGCGTACGACCCGGAGTGGCCGCCGCCACCGGCCGACGACGAGGACTGGTCCGCCGTCCACGAGGAAGCGCCCCACGACCCGTACGACGACCCGTTCCACGACGAACCCCCGTACGCGGACGCCCCCTACGGCGGGCCCGCCCCCGATGAACCTCCGTACGACGAGCCTCCCCAGGACGAGGCGTTCCACGAGGGAGCGCCCCACGACGGCGCGTCCCGCCGCGCTGCCCCCTTCGCCGCCTCCGGTGCCCCGGCCCCCCGCCTCATCGCCCAGCGCTCCGCCGAGCCCGATCCGGCAACCCTCGCCGCCGGCCCCGGCCCTGCTCACGCCCCCGCGCCCGCCGGCCCGCCGGGACAGGAGCCCCCGGCGCTGCTCCCCGAGGAGCGCCGCACGGCGGCGTCCTGGGACCGCGATCTGACGGCGCTCGCCGCCGAGCTGCGCAGCTCCCGCGCCCGGGTCCGCGACGTCCCGCTGCCCGCCTCCCTCACCGCCACCCAGCTGCTCCACATCGCCGCCGACCCGGACGGCTTCGCCCGCGAGCTGGCCCGCCCGATGCCGCGCCCGCCGCAGCCCGCGGCCCGCCGCGGCACCCGCTTCCACGCCTGGGTCCAGTCCCGCTTCGAGGGGCTCCCGCTGCCGCTGCTCGGCCCCGACGAGCTGCCAGGCGCCGAGCCCGGCGAGGCCGCGGAGATCGCCGACGAGCAGGACCTGGCGGCCCTGAAGGAGGCGTTCGCCCGGACCCCGTACGCGCGCCGTGCCCCGTTCCGGGTGGAGGTGCCGTTCCGGATGACGCTCGCCGGGCGGGTGATCCGCGGCCGGATCGACGCGGTCTATCGGGAGCCCGGCCCGGACGGCGACCGCTTCGAGATCGTCGACTGGAAGACCGGCCGCAACCTCCCCTCGGGCGCCGGCGGCGCGGACCCGCTCCAGCTGGCCGTCTACCGCCTGGCCTGGGCCGAGCGCCACGGCCTGGCCCCGTCCGAGGTCGGCGCCGCGTTCCTCTTCGTCCGCACCGGCGAGGTGGTCAGACCGGCCCGCCTGCCGGGCCGCGACGGGCTCGAACGGATCCTGCTGGGCGAGACCCCCGGCCGGTATCCTCCGGAAGGCCGATAG
- a CDS encoding dipeptidase — translation MSTTSDNAVRAYIATHRDAFLADLVEWLRIPSVSADPGCAAEVRRSAEWLAGKLAETGFPVTEVWETEGLPAVFAEWPADDPSAPTVLVYGHHDVQPAAREDGWHTDPFEPVTADGRLYARGAADDKGQVFFHTLGVRAHLAATGRTAPAVNLKLLVEGEEESGSPNFPALIARHADRLACDAVIVSDTGMWSEDTPTVCTGMRGLTDCQIDLHGPDQDIHSGSFGGAVPNPATEAARLAAALHDDDRRVAVPGFYDGVIELTERERELLAELPFDEQRWLRTAHSHAPLGEAGATTLERIWARPTAEVNGIGGGYQGPGGKTIVPASAQLKLSFRLVAGQDAEAVQQAVRTWVADRLPAGIRHEITFWGATRPCLTPLDHPALQSVVRAMGRAFGTEIRFTREGGSGPAADLQDVLGVPVLFLGISVPSDGWHAPNEKVELDLLMKGVETAAHLWGDLADTWRPS, via the coding sequence ATGAGCACCACCTCGGACAACGCCGTCCGCGCGTACATCGCCACCCACCGCGACGCCTTCCTCGCCGACCTCGTGGAGTGGCTGCGCATCCCCTCCGTCTCCGCCGACCCCGGCTGCGCCGCCGAGGTGCGCCGCAGCGCCGAGTGGCTGGCCGGCAAGCTCGCGGAGACCGGCTTCCCGGTGACCGAGGTGTGGGAGACCGAGGGCCTGCCCGCGGTCTTCGCCGAGTGGCCGGCCGACGACCCGTCCGCCCCGACGGTGCTGGTCTACGGCCACCACGACGTCCAGCCCGCCGCCCGCGAGGACGGCTGGCACACCGACCCGTTCGAGCCGGTGACCGCCGACGGCCGCCTCTACGCCCGCGGCGCCGCGGACGACAAGGGCCAGGTGTTCTTCCACACCCTGGGCGTCCGCGCCCACCTGGCGGCGACCGGCCGCACCGCCCCCGCCGTCAACCTCAAGCTGCTCGTCGAGGGCGAGGAGGAGTCCGGCTCGCCGAACTTCCCGGCCCTGATCGCCCGCCACGCCGACCGCCTGGCCTGCGACGCGGTGATCGTCTCCGACACCGGGATGTGGTCCGAGGACACCCCCACGGTCTGCACCGGCATGCGCGGCCTGACGGACTGTCAGATCGATCTGCACGGCCCCGACCAGGACATCCACTCCGGCTCGTTCGGCGGCGCGGTGCCCAACCCGGCCACCGAGGCCGCCCGCCTCGCCGCCGCGCTCCACGACGACGACCGCCGGGTCGCCGTCCCCGGCTTCTACGACGGCGTGATCGAACTCACCGAGCGGGAGCGCGAACTCCTCGCCGAGCTGCCCTTCGACGAGCAGCGCTGGCTGCGCACCGCCCACTCGCACGCCCCCCTCGGCGAGGCCGGCGCCACGACCCTGGAGCGCATCTGGGCCCGCCCCACCGCTGAGGTCAACGGCATCGGCGGCGGCTATCAGGGCCCCGGCGGCAAGACCATCGTCCCGGCCTCCGCCCAGCTGAAGCTCTCCTTCCGGCTGGTTGCCGGCCAGGACGCCGAGGCGGTCCAGCAGGCCGTCCGCACCTGGGTCGCGGACCGGCTCCCGGCCGGCATCCGCCACGAGATCACCTTCTGGGGCGCCACCCGCCCCTGCCTGACCCCGCTCGACCACCCGGCGCTCCAGTCCGTCGTCCGCGCCATGGGCCGGGCCTTCGGCACCGAGATCCGCTTCACCCGCGAGGGCGGTTCGGGCCCGGCCGCCGACCTCCAGGACGTCCTCGGCGTCCCGGTCCTCTTCCTGGGCATCTCGGTGCCCTCCGACGGCTGGCACGCGCCGAACGAGAAGGTCGAACTCGACCTGCTGATGAAGGGCGTCGAGACCGCCGCGCACCTCTGGGGCGACCTGGCGGACACCTGGCGCCCGTCCTGA